In Chitinophaga oryzae, the sequence GGGTACTATTTGTTTTTATGAGAGCGTCTAAAGAATAAAAAAGCTTACTTAAACATAATTTTTTAATGGCTGTGGTTCAATTTTCTGAAGAGAAACTGAATAAAGTAAAAGAGATCATCGCACGCTACCCGGAAGGGAAGCAGAAGAGTGCGCTGATACCTGTGCTGCATCTGGCGCAGGAGGAATTTGGCGGTTGGCTGAGTGCAGAAACCATGGACTACGTGGCAGGCTTACTGCAGATAACGTCCATCGAGGTATACGAAGTGGCCACCTTCTACAGCATGTTCAACCTGAAACCGGTGGGCAAATACCTGTTTGAAGTATGCCAGACAGGTCCCTGCATGGTAAGTGGTTCGGATCAGATCATTGACTATATTAAGAACAAACTGGGTATCGGCGTGGGTGAAACTACGCCTGACGGCATGTTCACCCTTAAAACGGTAGAATGCCTCGGTGCCTGTGGTTATGCGCCCATGATGCAACTGGGTAAACATTTCCGCGAACACCTGACCCCTGCCAAAGTGGATGAAATCATCGCGGAATGCAGGGCTAAAGCTAATTGATGCATCAGCAAAAGAATATAGTCATGCGTATTGGGTTATTCATCTATCAGCACCGGCAGACCATCATCGAAGCGGGATTGTTGATAGCAGCACTGGCAGGACTGTGGCGGGTGAACAACTGGTTCCTCTCCTTTATCTGCGGCGTGGCCTCCGGGTACCTGTTTTTCCGGCTGGCAGAGCGGGTAGCGCAGCACCGGATACGCAAGGCATAAAAGATATATCATACAAATCTGTTGATGGTGCTGGTTTACCTATCACCATTAAACCATAAGGAAGACAATGGGACGCAAATTACTGTTAGACAAAGCACACATAGAAGGTATCCGGTATTACGACACTTACCGGGCTAACGGCGGTTATGCTGCGGCGGAGAAAGCCCTGAAATCCATGGGCCCCGATGCTGTAGTGGAAGAAGTCAAGAAGAGTGGCCTGAGAGGCCGTGGTGGCGCAGGTTTCCCTACCGGCCTGAAATGGAGCTTCATCGCCAAACCGGAAGGTGTTCCGCGTTACCTCGTCTGCAATGCGGACGAATCAGAACCGGGCACATTCAAAGACCGTTACCTGATGGAGTTCATCCCTCACCTGCTGGTGGAAGGCCTGCTGATCTCCAGCTTCGCCCTGGGCGCTAACAGAGCCTATATCTATATCCGCGGCGAATACGCCTGGATACCGGACATCCTGGAACAAGCCATCGCCGAAGCCAAAAACAAAGGCTGGCTGGGAAAAAACATCCTCGGTACCGGTTACGATCTCGAAATATTTGTACAACGCGGCGCCGGCGCCTATATCTGCGGTGAAGAAACAGCCCTGCTGGAATCACTGGAAGGCAAACGCGGCAACCCCCGCATCAAACCACCATTCCCGGCCGTAAAAGGCCTGTGGGGATGCCCTACGGTGGTAAACAACGTGGAAACCATTGCTGCGGTAGTGCCCATCGTTAACATCGGCGGCGATGAATACATCAAATTCGGTATCGGCAAATCCACCGGTACCAAACTGATCTCCGCCTGCGGTAATATCAACAAACCCGGCGTTTATGAGATCGAAATGAACATCTCTGTAGAAGAATTTATTTACTCTGACGAATACTGCGGAGGCATCAAAGGTGGTAAACGCCTGAAAGCCTGTATCCCGGGCGGTTCTTCCGTACCGGTGCTGCCGGCCAACCTGCTGCTGAAAACAGCCAAAGGCGAAACCCGGATGATGACCTACGAAAGCCTCAACGACGGCGGTTTCGCTACCGGCTCCATGTTGGGCTCCGGTGGCTTTATCGTGATGGACGAAGACCAGTGTATTGTGCGCAATACCCTTACCTTCGCCCGTTTCTACCACCACGAGAGCTGCGGCCAGTGCAGCCCGTGCCGCGAAGGTACCGGCTGGATGAAAAAAGTGCTGCACAACATCGAATACGGAAAAGGTAAAATGAGTGATATCGACCTGTTGTGGGACATCCAGCGCAAAATCGAGGGCAATACCATCTGCCCGCTCGGCGACGCCGCCGCATGGCCTGTGGCTGCTGCCATCCGTCACTTCCGCGACGAGTTCGAATGGCACGTGACACACCCGGACGAAGCGCTGACACGCAACTTCGGCCTGGCGCACTACGCCGATCCGCTGCCTGCACCGGCACCAGCCGCTGTCTAGCTCACGCAAAGTAGCAAAGCAGCCAAGGCGCAAAGATTATTTTCTGGAATTGTTAACCCAAAATATTTTCATCCATGACAGAAAATGAAATCTCTAAGGAGGTTGTCGACGCATGCTTTGTAATACACACTAAGTATGGACCAGGATTGTTTGAGTCGGTTTATGAAGAATTACTGAGTTATGAACTGATAAAGAGAAATCTGAAGATTGCAAGGCAGGTTGGGGTGAATTTGGTTCATGACGATATAGTTCTTAAAAAAGCATTCAGGGCGGATTTGATTGTTGAAAACAAACTAATTGTTGAAATAAAATCTGTAGAAGAGTTGAAGGACATGCATTACAAGCAGCTTTTTACATACATGAAGCTTGCAAATGTGAAACTCGGATTACTGGTTAATTTTAACGTTGCTCTGATAAAAAATGGCATTCATAGAATAGTAAACAAATTATAAAATATAACCTTTGCTCCTTTGCTGCTTAGCGGCTTTGCGAGCAAAAAATATATCAAGATGGCGGAGGAAAAAAAATTATTCAAGGTTAAGATCGATAACATCTCCGTAGAGGTCGAACCTGGTACTACGATACTGAATGCGGCCCGGACGATAGGAGGGGATGTGGTACCGCCGGCTATGTGCTACTACTCCAAGCTGCAGGGCAGCGGTGGTAAATGCCGTACCTGCCTGGTAAAAGTAACCAAAGGCTCCGAGGCCGACCCGCGCCCGATGCCTAAACTGGTGGCCAGCTGCCGTACCACCGTGATGGACGGTATGGAAGTGGCTAACATCACTTCTCCGGAAGTACAGGAAGCCCGTAAAGGCGTGGTGGAATTCCTGCTGCTCAATCACCCGCTGGATTGCCCCGTTTGCGACCAGGCCGGTGAATGCGACCTGCAGAACCTGAGCTATGAACACGGCGCTGAAGCTACCCGCTACGAATTCAAACGCAGAACTTTCGAAAAAATCGATATCGGCGACAAGATCCAGCTGCACATGACCCGTTGCATCCTCTGCTACCGCTGCGTATTCACTGCCGATCAGCTCACGGAAAAACGCGAACACGGCGTACTCGGCCGTGGCGACGCTTCTGAGATCAGCACCTATATTCATCAGTCACTCGACAATAACTTCATCGGCAACGTGATCGACGTTTGCCCGGTAGGCGCCCTCACCGATAAAACTTTCCGTTTCAAAAACCGCGTATGGTTCCTGAAACCGGTAGACGCCCACCGTGACTGCGAAGACCCGAAATGTTGCGGTAAAACTGTTCTGTGGATGCGTGGCGATGAAGTGTTCCGCGTAACCGCCCGTAAAGACAAATACGGCGAAGTGGAAAACTTTATCTGCGATACCTGCCGTTTCGATAAAAAAGAAAAATCAGACTGGATCATCGAAGGCCCCCGCAAAATAGACCGTCACAGTGTTATTTCCCAGGGCCATTACGTGAATACCGTTAAACCGAAAGATCCGCTGGTGGAAGTACTGGACGGAAGGCAGCCCAAACTGCTGTTCGATATCCACTCTACAAGTGAGGTAAACCGGCCGGAAATAGATCTCTCTAAGATCGACGGTCCTGCCCATTCGGACGATTTTAATAAGTAAGCATCGTATTCGTAATTCGTAATTCGTAATTGGAAAATGACGTTATTAAGCATAGACTGGTTTTTTATTCTTGAGAAAATACTGCTGATATCCGCAGTGTTGGTGCTGTCACTTGTAGTGGCCATGTACTCTACCTGGGGCGAAAGAAAGGTGGCTGCCTGGATCCAGGACCGTCTTGGCCCGAACCGCGCCGGTCCGATGGGACTGCTGCAACCGCTGGCCGATGGTGGTAAACTCTTCTTCAAGGAAGAGATCATCCCTACCAACTCCAACCGGTTCCTCTTTATCCTCGGCCCGTCTATTGCCATGTTGGTGGCCTGTATGACCAGCGCCGTAATTCCCTGGGGCGATACGCTGACCATCGCCGGCCGTACCATATCCCTGCAGGTGGCCGATGTCAACATCGGTATCCTGTTCATTTTCGGGGTATTGAGCGTGGGCGTATACGGTATCATGATCGGTGGCTGGGCTTCGAACAACAAATACTCCCTGCTGGCGTCCGTAAGGGCTGCCTCCCAGATCATCTCCTACGAGCTGCCGATGGGGCTCGCACTGATCGCGCTGCTGATGCTCACCGGTACGCTGAGCCTGAAAGAGATCGTGGAGCAACAACGCCATGACCTCTGGAACGTAGTATACCAGCCGCTGGGCTTCTTTATCTTCCTGGTGTGCGCTTTTGCAGAATGTAACCGCGCTCCTTTTGACCTGCCGGAAGCAGAGAACGAGCTGAATGGCGGTTACCACCTGGAATACTCTTCCATGAAACTGGGCTTTTACCTCTTTGCAGAATATATCAACATGTTCGTCAGCTCAGCGCTGATGGCCACCATGTACTTCGGCGGATACGCTTTCCCGGGTATGGACAGTCTGGGCGTTAGTCCCAACCTGCTCACCATCCTGGGCTTCCTTGCGCTGTTCATTAAAATACTGGTGTTTATATTCTTCTTTATGTGGGTACGGTGGACGGTACCAAGGTTCCGCTATGAT encodes:
- a CDS encoding GxxExxY protein: MTENEISKEVVDACFVIHTKYGPGLFESVYEELLSYELIKRNLKIARQVGVNLVHDDIVLKKAFRADLIVENKLIVEIKSVEELKDMHYKQLFTYMKLANVKLGLLVNFNVALIKNGIHRIVNKL
- the nuoH gene encoding NADH-quinone oxidoreductase subunit NuoH produces the protein MTLLSIDWFFILEKILLISAVLVLSLVVAMYSTWGERKVAAWIQDRLGPNRAGPMGLLQPLADGGKLFFKEEIIPTNSNRFLFILGPSIAMLVACMTSAVIPWGDTLTIAGRTISLQVADVNIGILFIFGVLSVGVYGIMIGGWASNNKYSLLASVRAASQIISYELPMGLALIALLMLTGTLSLKEIVEQQRHDLWNVVYQPLGFFIFLVCAFAECNRAPFDLPEAENELNGGYHLEYSSMKLGFYLFAEYINMFVSSALMATMYFGGYAFPGMDSLGVSPNLLTILGFLALFIKILVFIFFFMWVRWTVPRFRYDQLMRLGWKVMIPLALVNMLITGAIVLFRQH
- a CDS encoding NADH-quinone oxidoreductase subunit NuoE family protein; protein product: MAVVQFSEEKLNKVKEIIARYPEGKQKSALIPVLHLAQEEFGGWLSAETMDYVAGLLQITSIEVYEVATFYSMFNLKPVGKYLFEVCQTGPCMVSGSDQIIDYIKNKLGIGVGETTPDGMFTLKTVECLGACGYAPMMQLGKHFREHLTPAKVDEIIAECRAKAN
- the nuoF gene encoding NADH-quinone oxidoreductase subunit NuoF, whose product is MGRKLLLDKAHIEGIRYYDTYRANGGYAAAEKALKSMGPDAVVEEVKKSGLRGRGGAGFPTGLKWSFIAKPEGVPRYLVCNADESEPGTFKDRYLMEFIPHLLVEGLLISSFALGANRAYIYIRGEYAWIPDILEQAIAEAKNKGWLGKNILGTGYDLEIFVQRGAGAYICGEETALLESLEGKRGNPRIKPPFPAVKGLWGCPTVVNNVETIAAVVPIVNIGGDEYIKFGIGKSTGTKLISACGNINKPGVYEIEMNISVEEFIYSDEYCGGIKGGKRLKACIPGGSSVPVLPANLLLKTAKGETRMMTYESLNDGGFATGSMLGSGGFIVMDEDQCIVRNTLTFARFYHHESCGQCSPCREGTGWMKKVLHNIEYGKGKMSDIDLLWDIQRKIEGNTICPLGDAAAWPVAAAIRHFRDEFEWHVTHPDEALTRNFGLAHYADPLPAPAPAAV
- a CDS encoding 2Fe-2S iron-sulfur cluster-binding protein gives rise to the protein MAEEKKLFKVKIDNISVEVEPGTTILNAARTIGGDVVPPAMCYYSKLQGSGGKCRTCLVKVTKGSEADPRPMPKLVASCRTTVMDGMEVANITSPEVQEARKGVVEFLLLNHPLDCPVCDQAGECDLQNLSYEHGAEATRYEFKRRTFEKIDIGDKIQLHMTRCILCYRCVFTADQLTEKREHGVLGRGDASEISTYIHQSLDNNFIGNVIDVCPVGALTDKTFRFKNRVWFLKPVDAHRDCEDPKCCGKTVLWMRGDEVFRVTARKDKYGEVENFICDTCRFDKKEKSDWIIEGPRKIDRHSVISQGHYVNTVKPKDPLVEVLDGRQPKLLFDIHSTSEVNRPEIDLSKIDGPAHSDDFNK